In Bordetella holmesii ATCC 51541, the following proteins share a genomic window:
- the mscL gene encoding large conductance mechanosensitive channel protein — protein MSKATGFLKEFRDFAVKGNAIDLAVGVIIGAAFSKIVDSIVKDLVMPVINFILGGSVDFTNKFLVLSMPDNYTGPMTYAELSKAGANVLAWGNFLTILINFVLLAFVIFWMVKAINRARRPKEEAAPATPEQVVLLREIRDSLKK, from the coding sequence ATGAGTAAAGCGACAGGGTTTCTCAAAGAGTTCCGCGATTTTGCCGTCAAGGGCAATGCCATCGACCTCGCCGTTGGTGTCATCATCGGTGCGGCGTTCAGCAAGATCGTCGACTCCATCGTCAAAGACTTGGTCATGCCCGTGATCAATTTCATTTTGGGCGGATCGGTGGATTTCACCAATAAGTTTCTGGTGTTGTCCATGCCCGATAACTACACGGGTCCGATGACGTATGCGGAGCTGAGCAAGGCCGGCGCCAATGTCCTGGCCTGGGGCAATTTCCTCACCATTCTGATCAATTTCGTGTTGCTGGCCTTTGTCATCTTCTGGATGGTCAAGGCGATCAACCGCGCACGCCGACCCAAGGAAGAGGCCGCACCCGCAACGCCCGAGCAGGTGGTTCTGCTGCGCGAAATCCGCGATTCGCTCAAGAAGTAA
- a CDS encoding NIF3 family protein, which yields MNKVDIRTLTAWLDATLHTARFKDYAPNGLQVEGKSDIAHIITGVTASEALLRAAIERGADAVLVHHGWFWRNEDPRMMGQKRRRLALTLAHDLNLIGYHLPLDAHPTLGNNVQLARVLGFEPARDEDGVPLTCGKDQLIWLGEAPGVATLGELGARIGQRLGRQPLIVGEATQQVGRIAWCTGGAQSMMAEAVDAGATVYITGEASEPNAHLARETGVGFVSAGHHATERYGIQALGQAVAAQFGIKVEFVDIDNPI from the coding sequence ATGAATAAGGTCGACATCCGCACACTGACAGCGTGGCTGGATGCCACGCTGCACACCGCGCGATTCAAGGATTACGCTCCGAACGGCCTGCAGGTCGAGGGCAAATCCGACATAGCGCACATTATCACCGGGGTCACCGCATCCGAAGCCCTTTTGCGTGCTGCCATCGAGCGCGGCGCCGATGCCGTGCTGGTGCATCACGGCTGGTTCTGGCGCAACGAAGACCCGCGCATGATGGGCCAGAAGCGCCGGCGCCTGGCGCTGACTCTGGCTCACGATCTCAATCTCATCGGCTATCACCTGCCGCTCGACGCCCATCCCACGCTGGGCAACAACGTCCAACTGGCCCGGGTATTGGGCTTCGAACCCGCGCGCGATGAAGACGGGGTACCGCTGACCTGCGGCAAAGACCAGTTGATCTGGCTGGGCGAAGCCCCCGGTGTGGCCACCTTGGGCGAGCTCGGTGCGCGCATAGGCCAACGCCTGGGCCGTCAGCCCCTGATCGTGGGCGAGGCCACGCAGCAGGTCGGCCGCATCGCCTGGTGCACGGGGGGTGCCCAGAGCATGATGGCCGAAGCCGTCGACGCCGGCGCTACGGTGTACATCACCGGCGAGGCCTCCGAACCCAACGCGCATCTGGCGCGTGAAACAGGCGTAGGCTTTGTCAGTGCGGGGCACCACGCCACCGAACGCTACGGCATCCAGGCACTGGGCCAGGCGGTGGCAGCTCAGTTCGGCATCAAGGTCGAGTTCGTCGATATCGACAACCCGATCTGA
- a CDS encoding trypsin family protein — protein sequence MVTVDSYAPAVAHAAPAVVNIYTTKHVNVPVVPLPDDPALQQLVGSIPGLSRRESTNSLGSGVIVSEQGYVLTNFHVVDAADAIEVALADGRQVSAKVVGADTETDLAVLKLEGKLDKLPVASYAEGRRLRVGDVVLAIGNSYGVGQTTTQGIVSALGRNGLGINIYENFIQTDAAINPGNSGGALIDTQGNLVGINTAIYSETGGSMGIGFAIPIDAARRVMDEIIKTGKVRRGWLGIELQDLTPELTRSFHLDSSATGVIIASILRGGPADKAGLRVGDIVHSLDGQAVNGTTSLLAQIAAVTPGQNATLQVLRGGKTMEIKVVMGTRPTRPK from the coding sequence ATGGTGACGGTAGACAGCTATGCGCCGGCTGTGGCGCACGCCGCGCCGGCCGTGGTCAATATCTACACGACCAAACATGTCAACGTGCCCGTGGTGCCCTTGCCGGATGATCCTGCCTTGCAACAACTCGTCGGGAGTATCCCGGGCCTGTCGCGGCGTGAGTCGACCAACAGCCTGGGCTCGGGTGTCATCGTCAGTGAGCAAGGCTATGTGCTGACGAATTTTCACGTCGTCGATGCCGCCGACGCGATCGAAGTCGCCTTGGCCGACGGCCGGCAGGTGTCGGCCAAGGTCGTGGGCGCGGATACCGAGACGGATCTGGCCGTGCTCAAACTGGAAGGCAAACTGGATAAATTGCCTGTTGCCAGCTATGCCGAAGGCCGCCGCTTGCGGGTGGGCGACGTAGTGCTGGCCATTGGCAACTCCTATGGGGTCGGACAGACCACGACACAAGGCATTGTGTCGGCATTGGGTCGCAATGGCCTGGGCATCAATATTTACGAGAACTTCATCCAGACCGACGCTGCCATCAATCCCGGGAACTCCGGCGGCGCGCTCATCGACACCCAAGGCAATCTGGTGGGCATCAATACGGCCATCTACTCCGAGACAGGCGGATCCATGGGTATCGGCTTTGCGATCCCCATCGATGCCGCGCGCCGCGTCATGGACGAGATCATCAAGACGGGCAAGGTGCGCCGTGGCTGGCTGGGTATCGAGCTCCAGGACCTGACGCCCGAGCTGACACGCTCTTTCCACCTGGACAGTTCCGCCACGGGCGTGATCATCGCCAGCATCCTGCGCGGCGGCCCGGCCGACAAGGCCGGCCTGCGCGTGGGCGATATCGTGCATTCCCTGGATGGTCAGGCCGTAAACGGCACCACCAGCCTGCTGGCACAGATTGCGGCGGTCACGCCAGGTCAGAATGCCACCTTGCAGGTGCTGCGCGGCGGCAAGACAATGGAGATCAAGGTCGTCATGGGCACCCGCCCTACCCGGCCCAAATAG
- the petA gene encoding ubiquinol-cytochrome c reductase, iron-sulfur subunit, with protein MSEDTLMHDEEGAVDPKLPPDPSRRFWVTTACAVGGVAGVATAVPFVSTFAPSAKARAAGAPVEVDIADLAPGQMRTVEWRGKPVWVMRRTDEQLKAIKAQDPLVADPESNRPGFTPAYAKNEYRSRKPDLLVCVGICTHLGCSPTPHFETGSAAGMPASWQGGFLCPCHGSTFDLAGRVYKNKPAPDNLEVPPYQYLSEGRIIVGVDEDNKA; from the coding sequence ATGAGTGAAGATACGCTGATGCACGATGAAGAAGGGGCGGTCGATCCCAAACTGCCACCCGATCCTTCGCGACGTTTCTGGGTAACCACCGCCTGTGCGGTGGGCGGCGTAGCCGGAGTTGCTACCGCTGTCCCCTTCGTAAGCACCTTTGCTCCATCTGCCAAGGCCCGCGCTGCGGGCGCGCCCGTCGAGGTCGACATCGCGGACCTGGCCCCCGGCCAGATGCGCACGGTCGAATGGCGCGGCAAGCCGGTGTGGGTCATGCGCCGCACCGACGAACAGCTCAAAGCCATCAAAGCGCAAGACCCGCTGGTGGCCGACCCTGAGTCCAACCGGCCCGGCTTCACTCCGGCCTACGCCAAGAACGAGTACCGCTCCCGCAAGCCCGATCTGCTGGTCTGTGTCGGCATCTGCACGCATCTTGGGTGTTCTCCTACCCCTCACTTCGAAACTGGATCGGCCGCGGGCATGCCCGCCAGCTGGCAAGGCGGCTTTCTCTGCCCCTGCCACGGCTCGACCTTCGATCTGGCCGGCAGGGTCTACAAGAACAAACCCGCGCCTGACAATCTCGAAGTTCCACCGTATCAGTATT